The genomic segment AAGAGATTTCAGCTCTCCGAGTATTTTGTGTGCCGCATCACGACTAGTCGTATTGCAATTACCAAACATAGCATCCACCACGCTATCCAATAAGGCCACCTTCGACGAATCGTACAGTGTCTTGCAATCTAGTAACACCCGTGGATCACATGAGGTCGGAGTGTCCATTATGGGCGCACAGGTAAGTTATTCGTTCTGGTTGAACGAATATGTCACCCCCATCGACCCCAGTAACCACTCCCGGTACCTGCATTGCCTAAACTTAGTAATAGTACCCTAGTTATATTCTCTATATATATCGTCTATACGGATATATCCTCATCTATGATACATTCTAATATTGACcttatataatattaatgcTCCAAATAAACAAGAGCATGTCACAAATATACAGACTTATCTAATATAAGTGTCGATTTATCATATAGACATAGATTGTCATAAACATCGTATAAATCTTAGTACTTATGTGTACGTTTTAGTTTTGTATAGCCACATATGcgttaatatatatacatccCAAACAAACACGCATATGTCATGTAGGCACCTATGTAATGCATGCTCCCCCAaacatataacatatacAGTAGGCACAAATTTGACACgaataaacatttttagacaataatttgtcatatataaattagtatGCCATAGTAGAGATTGTCTGAGATATACCTTAGAATATATTTGACTTGGTAATTTTAGTGGCCCTACTATTACTTATGAGAAATGCAAGAGTGGTAATGATTATTCAATTGAATATTGGTAAGGTTGTGTAAGTGGAGGTTTGATGAATAATTCTAGTCCACTAATCGCAAACCTCCTAGAAACAAGTCCCTATTTGAACATATATGACAACACCAGAACAATATCCGTACAACAAATTCCTAATGTGATTTATAGTAATATAGACACTGCGATCGGTATCAAAAATGGGTATAGTGATGTTCTAAATGGATCCAATGAATTCCTATCAGGGGACAAATCGTTGAAGAATTCAATTGATGTGTTATTGCATCCTTATATAAAGCTTTTTAAGGACAAAAAATGTGTAACAACCTCAAGCTGTTCAGGAAGAATTGTTATTCTGGCTAAGAATTTAAGTGCTGGTGCTAAAAAATGCGAAACCCTTTTTTTGAAAGTATCCCACTCGCACGTAAATTTGCACTGTGTCTTATTGTGGATACAATCAGTTACTAATGGAAGTCCATTTTATTCTAAACAAACTTATAAGTTATCACCGGAAGTTGAGATTCTGCTGAAATATGAACCCTTTGTCATTCACGTGGAGTTTCCCAATTTTGACCAAGCTGTCGCAATTTTGGAGGTAGCCAAGGAATTTGGATTGAAGCAATCCGGTTTGATTTCCGCCAGAAAGCGGTACATTCTAGCAATCAGAGGATCCCAAAATTTTGAGGCTCCAATTGCTAGGTACAGCTCAAATGGCATTGATTGGCTTATCACCGAAGATACTTTAAACTACTATCTGAAAGTGTGCAACAGGAAGCATACAGATAATTTAGGAGATATGGTTGGATTTTACTGGAAATTGTACTACAGTACTCACAATTACTACACTTACTATGCTAGTTTGAACCCTTTAATTGATGTACGAGAGTTAAACGGGTATAAATACATGAAACGCTGGGGCTCATCATCGTGCATAATCGGGGATTCAGTTTATGTGTTCGGTGGGTTTACAGCTGGTTCTAATCCCCCCATACTAAGCatttattcaattaaaaGAAATGTGTGGGCTTATGTTTATCAGAACTATACCATTAAGAGCATTTTTAGCTGCATTCTACCTATTGCGGATGGAAATATAGCTGTAGTCATGGGCAGATCCAGTCCAATAGATCCGAGTGATGAAGTCCACATCATAGACATATCGGCCAATTATCAGTTGACTAGGGCTGAACCAATAACAACCGAACCTGCCCCCAGATTTAGACATTCAATAGCACCAATCAAAGGCAACACATTTTACATGTATGGAGGTATAACTCACGGTTATAACTTTCTAGGAGATTTGTGGAAGGGGACTATTTGTAAGAGCGATGGGCATTATACTATTTTTTGGAGTCAATTGGTTGATTGTCCAATGGCACTTGCCTCTTCCACAATAACTTATTATTATGGCACCGTTTATGTTATAGGTGGAATGAATGCAAAGTGCTGGTGTAATTTTATGGATAAAATTTGGGCTTTTAACCCTGCTAATTGTGCGTGGAACTTCATAAATGTTGGTGGTGACAAATTTCCCAATAATAGGGCTTCGCACTCTTCAGTGCAAATTGGCAATTCTGTAATAGTCATGGGTGGTATATCCACTAATGAAAGCAGTTATGGAATGATGCTGTTCGATATATGGAGGTTGGATTTAGATGAGTTGAAATGGTATTACTTGGGAGATGTTCCACACAATAACACAATAGTAAAATCGTCCATAGTATATGATACTACGCGTGAATTGTTATATCTGATAGGAGGTGGAATTGTTTGCTTCACATTCGGATCCGTGTTCCAACGGCCACTATCACTGCGATTGCAATTTCCCAATTCTTTAAGCGGAAGTTACCTGGAAATTCTAGACTCTAGTGTTGTGAAACGGTGTAAAAACTTTTGCCAAGAAATGGGCTGGTATGACAAGAAGCGCAAGATTATAAATCGCAACGGTCTATTCCTGATCCCAATAAATCTGCATGACATGCACACAAACTCTCATCCTGGTGCTAATCTCCGAACAAATAATTCAGCTATCcaatgtataattgaatacttggcacaatataatatcgACGCTCATAAGCTAATTGGTAATTTGAAGCTTACAAAGTATGAACGTTTAGGGCatatactattatttaatgacGATTTAACGATGTTTAACAGATCACTAGTGGATAATGGATTGGACCAATCATTACTGGAGCCCATGTATGAACAAGTAGCGCATGTTATTGATAAGAGGATTGGAGGCATCAAAGCAATAGGAGTAAAAGGTGTTATACAAGGAGAAATGAGGAAGCccaatattaaaatgttatacGGTGATCCAATTACTCAAATCGTCGAAAATGGCATCAAATACGTATTAGACGTGACAAAGTGTATGTTTTCAGCGGGGAATGTCAATGAGAGGGTCCGTATACCCACTAAATACATGTCTAATGATCGGGTTGAACTTGTGGTCGATATGTTTTGTGGCATTGGTTACTTTTCATTGCCAATACTTGCAATGAACTCATCGTGTAAGTTGGTGGTCACTGATATCAATGAAGAAGCTTTGGGGGTATGTAATTCTTCATCCAGTTTTTCAGGAAAGGGCTAAAAGCTAACTCGGTAGATCCTTCTAGGGTTGATATATTACCAGGGAATTGCAGAAATTTGTGTAATTCTAAATACGTTGGTACTGTCAATAGAGTGTTGTTGGGTCTGCTCCCTGATAGTTCAATTGGCTGGGAAActgcaattattttatccCACAAAAAAAGCTCTTGCATGTTACACATTCACACAGTGTCCGCTGCACTAGAACCTATAACCaaattacaatttacaGCAATGTCAACTGATGTAAATTACTCAACGCAACAAAATGATAAGAGGACTTAcattgatgaattgttatataaaatgtatGAAATGGTCCGGGAGTGCGTCGCCAAAGGGATTGGGACTCACAAACAGATTGCACTGGTTGATATAGTTAGGGTTAAAAGATACTCACCCTATCAATTCCATTACGTAATCGATCTCATTCTTACCCCCACAACTGGTGCTATTCAGTGATTTGTCAATTAGCCAAGGAATTGGCTGGCTAATCAGTTGgttcattatttattggCTATTTATTAAGAACAATGTTGTTAACAATGACTTGCGTAATGTTGCAATTCGTTTGGTGCAGTTTAACTCTCTTCTAACGAAGGCAAGTAAATGCCCGCATTTATAATGTTAccaaaatgtatataagaAATAATTAGCAGAATTAGTTAGcatgtaaaattgattatgcATTCCTGGAATCTACAGTGTTAAGCTCGCCTACCTGGCTTTACCCTTAGGAGATTTGGCTTCCAACAGTTCATCGTCGGATTGTACgatctaaattattgatcGATGTCTGGAGGCCGAGTATATCATCTGCAAACTCCTAAGAATGATATCTAGAAATTGATTCACAAAGTGTTGTGTATGCTGAATTATTGTCTGATATTTTTGGTGCTTTCCAATCCGAGTTTGTATCCCTTCAATGTAACTAAATTGTGtctaatgataataatatggCTGTAAATTGCAGCGGCGGGTGGTGGGTTAGTTTTTTTTATCTTCATGTTAATATTCTCCAATATGCTTATACTCCACTTATTTTTGTGGAAATAAGTTGTGCCAAGGTGCATTAGTCAATCACTAGAGGCGCCTGCATTGATTAGTGGCCACTGTCGCCGCAGATTGATATTACCATCTTACAGTATATAATGTAAACATTCGACAGATAACATTTATGGGCCCAAGTTACCCTATTCCTATGCCTATGCGTTCTCTGTGGTGactaatttgtttattaatAGCGTATGGCATATTAtagtaaattataatttaaatgcaAACAAACTCGCCTTTAATAATGCCTTTTCATTCTACTACTTATCTCATAATCTGCATAGATGTTGCTTTGGGGattgatttattataagtgagtataattttaaaaagtACATATACTGTAGAGAGGCCATTAAATTTGAGTTATGGATTACTAAACTAACAAAAATCGGCAAgtgaaaatttaaattaagCCGTCAGCATTTTTACCAggcattattattttacacaattaatttgtatatccaaattatttactttaCGCATTTTGAATCTTTGCAGACAGCTTTTGCTAATGAATGATCCAATTCGATTCTACCATACTTTTTTGTGGACGCAGTAACCAAATTTGGCCTCTTCATCATATTTTCCCTTTTATAATAGATAAAAGATAATATGTAATCATCCTCAGTATGTTATTAAAATCGCCTACAtactttaatttttagttattccatttatttgtattattattcaaaGCAGAAGTAACTGCTGTAAGATCATCCTATAGAAACTCtaaaataaactaataaTGGATTATTATGTTCAcaagtatatatttgtatatataaaacattataatttggTAATTTAGCATTATcgtcaaatttaattatataattggaaattttgattataacaattttattttgatAGATCAATCTATATCGGTTTGGGAATAAATtggtatataaaataatatatatgatatttatcatCAGTTTTTACAGATGTAGTCAGTTTAGCTATAATATAATcagtataaataatagatattttaattgaaGTGAATTCATTCAGACATTTTATTGCAATGTGTATCATTCTGGATTCTCCAGGATTTGGGGGGTTACttattaaacaaatgtTATCTAACTCGGAATGTACTTGTCAtaatttgaacaaataaataattgagcTCAGCTATCCCCATTGTATTTAATTCGATATAATAAACACCATCGTCATATGCAATGATTTGCCTTTAGCGTATACATTTTTGTCTTGGGTGTTGCCTAGGTTATAGATTTTATTGGGATGTTGAGacgataaaaatatttatacaaagAGCGAAAAATATTCTAATAAGATAAACTCCATTCTAGTATCTATTTGTcctatttaaaattgtttattgtCTCATtctattttttgtatacaattaaatgaaatttcacatatatttaatcacTTATCCGTTTAAAAGTGTTTTTTGggtattataatattgtaaatacaatttttaatgttatttcTTCTTTTATAGTGGGGCATTGTGGAAAATTATGACATGAATGTTCTTTTAATATGCTTAATTTGAATTGACGCCAACtctttaattgtatttattttaataatttcatgGTTACTTCATTGTGATTATGTTTTATGCTAATATGTTACACGATCAAATCAGTATTTTGCcatgttaaataaatgctACTAATATAATTTCGGGCGATTGAAACATTTTTCCACTTGGAATGTATGGCTAAATTCCTCTTGTTAGTTTTTAATTAGTAGGTAAAAGTGGAAAAATATcgtttaaaaaatattgacatttttgaGTTTTTATCATACCATTCATTACTTTTCTTCATACATCAAactaacaaattaaaatattcttTAGCCAAAATTAAAGACATATTTTAATGGTTGTGgaaattatattcaatattaattggGTATTAACAGAAATGGTTAAAAGTTTTCATTTATTGGTCAATAATAGTTAATTTAAGCGCAGTGAAATAGTGataatatgaataaattaatatctCGCCAGATTTTAGttcatttgtataattgaataataaattatgaaatcactataaattttatttgtttcatTAGAAACtattttagtaaaaatataatatatcatgTCATGTTAAGCTATAGCttttaattaaatgaaaatgttaaattaaCCATGAGTGTTGACCAATTTTATAGATGTTAATGCGCCCATTTATGTGTTAGTGATACAAACTTCCACCAAATCTTAGTTGAACAACAACACAAAATAAGTATTCCAACCCTTATATTGCTTAAAATtacttttaaaattatatttcatGTCTAATATTTTCTTTCCCCCCACACCTTATTTCTATTTTATTCATATTCATTTAccatttattgtatatataattagatGGATGCGCTGgtaaatgatgaaattagTTCTTCTACACATGATTCATCTATTATATCTGAAACGTCCGGAAACGGATCTCTTCCTAATCACATTCCAATCTTAACTATGATATTGTATTCATTTCCCCAGCTTCCTTTTATATGCATGTCTACGACAATATTAGCATATATTATACCTCTGTATGCTACTCATTACAACTGGGGTATaggtatttattatttttatctagATCAAATTGGTACATTAGTATTTCTAATGAGTATTTCAATGACAATAACCCAGCCACTTATTGGATTGATTTTAGGATCTTCTGATGGCAATttaaacattaaaaaatttaaaatatcattcatATTCGgttcatttatatttggtGGTAAagttttatcaaatatatttagttgGATTCGTTCTTATCGTATACCTtccatcaattttatctaaagTTATGCAACCATTTATGTACAGTATATCATTAGTCACAGGCATCGGATGGGCTTTGTATGAAGTTTCATTTGCTTCTATTGGagcaaatttatctacaAACTACGATGTTCGCATTGAACTTCAAACATGGGCAACTATTTTTTATACGCTAGGAACTATTATTGCTCACTCAGGACATGCTTTGTTTGGTTTATTTTTGGACAGTTTAGATGGCATACGTTATCGTAATTACATTTTAGCGCCCATATTCTTTATAATCCTCACGATCTCATTGTGTTTATTCCAGATTTATATGAATGACACAAATTCAGAATGcgataatattattaaaaatgatatttataaatcttctattgaatatgaatatttaaaaatgccattgaaaaaatatatttttattaaattagaACGGAGTTATGATTTTTTGAAGAAATATCTAAAGCTTATTTCAAATAGATATGCTATTGCGTTGACACTAATGGATACGTCGAATTCTATTTTTTTATCTATCGGAGCTTACGCAATATGTTTCGCTACTAGACATATCGTGGAAATGCCTAACATTGAAGCGTTTTCTCCCTTGATAGCTGTAGTATCTATGATATTGATCCTCCCTTTTTGGtttaaatatagaattaaatttaatccGGAGAAGAGAACGTCATGTTTTTTTTCTATGTTAGTTCAAACAATCTGTGTCATATTGCTATTCTTTACAGTTAaagcaaaaaatttgactTTGTTAATCACACTCCTCATTATTTATGGATTTTCAAATGGAATATTTCACACAACTTTGCAGTCTATGAATGGCGATGTTATTGATTATGTCCATTCATTGAATGATAAAAGGTATACCAATTATTCGTTAATTTAGGCACGAAGGGGTGTTATTTGGCTTCATCtttttcattaaaaatggaatTACTGCTAtagtattaaaattattatattatttattaggAAAGTATGGTTACACTGGAATagaaaaaaaattagatgCTAATGTATTGTTTTATGTAAAAGTCATTTATGGcacaatatttgttttgCAACATTCCCTTGTCTATATTGCCCTTGTATTCTACAATATTGATCGTGAATTTCACAAACGGATAATCTTTGATATTGTGGAAAATAGGAATAAAGATTTAGATTGCTAAGATTTCCTGAAACATCAATATTGTCACATTGAACAGaaataaacatattcataatttttaatcgCCATCACATCCAGaatctatatttaatgatcattgttacatattaaataacataatatttataatagaCTAACGTGAAaatctatataatttgtataaattagaaTGAGTATATTACATGTAAGCCATCGGTATTTTAACCAAACATTACTATTTTATactattaatttgaatctCAAGATTTGTAATATCCATTGTTCCTTGtctataaatcattatttagTCTATTATATGGATTGATGTATTGCGATTGGATTGATTTTCACATTAGGTTGGGATAATATTTGAACCACTGGTGCCCGCTTGTCTCTATGTATTGGCAGGTGGTCTCCTGTTGCTCATACTAGGATTTCTAAAAGTTTGATTTATTGGATTAGTGTTGATGTTGGTTCGTCTTCTGAAGAACTGGCACACTTTACCTAGAAAACTTGcagtataaataaatggaTCTATAACCATGTTTATAACACACATAATGAGCGCGTGCCAAACCCACCAAAAAAGACCAATAACAGGATGTACAGTATCAATGAAGTAACTACCTCTCTTCTTCCTAATATACCTTAAGGTACTATGAAGATCCAAGTATTCAGCCTGCACTGCGAACGTGATTGAGCTGAAGAGCAGCAATGTGAAACTGCATAACTGCATTGAAATATTGTTAACACTTTTCAATCTCTCGAACCTTCCAGTTATATTGGAGATGCAACAAACCAAACAGAATTTCTTAGCATCCTTGCAACAACAAGTACTGTTCCCGGACTGTGTACAGCATCCACATTTACCACCAGAACTACCACTGCATGTATCTCCACTAGCTGAATTGCAACATTTACAACTTTCACCTCCATTACAACACGTCTTCCCATCATTGCAGCAATCATCTTTACTACACACATCTGTAACTCCATTTTCACAACACTTCTGTCCATCTTTGCAGCAATCATCTTTACcacataaaaattttataatacaaCAATTACCACCACTAGTACAATTAGTGGTACAATTACATTCACATGAAGAACCTCCACCATTACAACTGGTTATAACACTACCATTCAATTCTTCAATAACTTTCAAGAGCATATCCTTAGACTGTTTAATGTTACTAACCCCTACCAGTAAATCTGGCTTATCTTGACTATTCTTCGTACCGCCACTGTCACTTCGTTTTACTTTAGAAAACACCTTGATggatgaacaaattaatttcctAGATTCTTTTAGTTTATCTTTCGCAACACTCAAACATTTGCTACTACACGCTTCGCAACACTTGGCTTCACCTGAGCTGGAACAACATAACATATTACATGCACAACACATTCTACAATGGATACAACGTAATAAGTTTATGATGTTAAAATCTAAATGAATATCTTGGTTAATGTGGAAAGAATTAGTGTGCAGtatattgtacattatgAGTAAGTCACTCACCTTCCTTATTGATTTCATctattatgaaattgtattgGCCCAATTGTGAAAATATCTGtacaaaaatcaaataacaatatgttCTAGAGAAACTGTAAAAAATAGAAAAGTAATAGATGAAACTGTAGGTTTTCATTAATGAAAGGAAGGGGTTGTTCGGATAGTGATATGTCAGTGTAACTAATatagaaataatatttctaattatTGTGAATGAGATTGCAGAAAACGTCCATAAACTATTCCAACCAATGTTTATTAGGGACATATAGTCTGTATACATTGGCTTCCCTTTtatttggaaaaaatgTGGATTAATAATCTCCCAtactataaatattaagGCCAATATAGATCTAACTATACTGTAAGCAGTTTTAATAGAAGATTGCCGGACCGCCCTATTATCTTCAGTGTAAATATCCATATCCAACACgactatattaaataatgtaataattgaaaatatttaatggtaAATAATGGCACAAAAAAACATTTTCTTATAACTTACGTATAGATGggtaaaataaattacacGATGATTCCATAGCAGAATAACTCAATGCCCATGCCACATTACGGATATTTACTAAAGATTCCTTTAATAATTGCCATCTGTTACCCGAGGATAATTTAGCTTTATTATCTTCTAtcacataatatatgtcCAAAATCatgaaaattaaatgaatcgttgaaattataatattaatcaaacataattccaataaaatagaTCGAATCGATGatggattatttacatcaaCAGTATTCAGTTTGTACcgataataatattcaGGTAATAAACCAGATACATAACCGCCAAAAGCAAATGCATTTCCCATACTTTCCAATCTCCATACTACAAAAGCTTGTTCACCTAAACGAGATATTGCACCAGAAAATGTTGTCATAATATAAAACAGAGATTCTCCGGTAAAACCAGAAGACCAACGTGCGTGagaataaaaaataaaagaAAATAAAAACTGTAATACTGATAGAGATGCCAATAATTCTTTAGATTCCGgacctaaattattaacattattttgatatcaatatattgtCAACATAATTGGTATAGCCAATCCAAATAACCTATATATGCTTACCAATAAGTAAACCTATGAGCTCCGCAATCATTCCCCCAAGTGTAAATCGTGAAGACGCGGATGATGTCAATATACCAGCTCTTTCCGGTGGAAGGCCAAGTGCTATCACCACAAGAGGGccataaattgttaaaccAAAGATCATAATGGAAGTTACATAACCACCGGAAAACCAAgcaatatatgttatagGGTTTGACATCCTGaactattaaaattttcaataagCAATTCAACtgaacaaatataattagagTATAGCCtcaaacaaaaaattcaataacCTTCTATCctaataataatagtgGGtccaattataattttagattGCATAATAAAGGctaaaatattaatgtcTTAAACCGAATCCTGCATATTCTCGTCCATAACTCTAGAAAATAATCActatcaatattaattctTTCAAggttaatttttaaatataattgaaataaataatttattttttatataaaatcaatGCGTCAGTATCTAATTGAGCCATCTTTACACACCATAGCTGTTACTTATTCGTATATGGGGAACGTACTGTAGTGCGGTACCCGTATATGGGGAACGTACTGTATTGCGGTACCCGTATATGTTctattagtatatatgcATGTAATCctaatcaattaaattttataaaattttataaaattttataaaattttatgtaacTAATGTttgcatattatataatcaaattaataagtTTGTTAGGATTAAGAATATGTGTACCAATAAAGTAAAacttttttattaatttaataatttttatatttgaatCCCCGGGCTCATCCATTACTGCAAAATTTCCCttttaataaaatgttATTCTCAATGATGAGCAttctatttcattatttttacatgAAAACCCATCAGAAAAGCAACTTTTGAATcgataataataaacacGATTATTGTAGTATGTTCCGTAAATCCATTTCTGgtttgtttaataattattccatttgtttgtattatattcaaaGTAGAATTAATGGTAATAAGATCCCCccatgaaattttaaaataaattaatattggattattttatattcacaagtatatatgtattattagttatttcaGATTGTAAATACATACCTTtacatacatttttattaaaactttcaaattaatattttcatttttataagcattattataattatacactaataataattattattatcaaataataccCAAAGTTATCCTCTACATTATATCAATCATACagtatacaattatataaaatatt from the Babesia microti strain RI chromosome I, complete genome genome contains:
- a CDS encoding BMN2 family, Pseudo gene (overlaps_old_locusTagID:BBM_I03513) encodes the protein MINIIYIILYTNLFPNRYRLIYQNKIVIIKISNYIIKFDDNAKLPNYNVLYIQIYTCEHNNPLLVYFRVSIG
- a CDS encoding Vesa-like (overlaps_old_locusTagID:BBM_I03525;~overlaps_old_locusTagID:BBM_I03530) — translated: MSNPITYIAWFSGGYVTSIMIFGLTIYGPLVVIALGLPPERAGILTSSASSRFTLGGMIAELIGLLIGPESKELLASLSVLQFLFSFIFYSHARWSSGFTGESLFYIMTTFSGAISRLGEQAFVVWRLESMGNAFAFGGYVSGLLPEYYYRYKLNTVDVNNPSSIRSILLELCLINIIISTIHLIFMILDIYYVIEDNKAKLSSGNRWQLLKESLVNIRNVAWALSYSAMESSCNLFYPSILVLDMDIYTEDNRAVRQSSIKTAYSIVRSILALIFIVWEIINPHFFQIKGKPMYTDYMSLINIGWNSLWTFSAISFTIIRNIISILVTLTYHYPNNPFLSLMKTYSFIYYFSIFYSFSRTYCYLIFVQIFSQLGQYNFIIDEINKEDFNIINLLRCIHCRMCCACNMLCCSSSGEAKCCEACSSKCLSVAKDKLKESRKLICSSIKVFSKVKRSDSGGTKNSQDKPDLLVGVSNIKQSKDMLLKVIEELNGSVITSCNGGGSSCECNCTTNCTSGGNCCIIKFLCGKDDCCKDGQKCCENGVTDVCSKDDCCNDGKTCCNGGESCKCCNSASGDTCSGSSGGKCGCCTQSGNSTCCCKDAKKFCLVCCISNITGRFERLKSVNNISMQLCSFTLLLFSSITFAVQAEYLDLHSTLRYIRKKRGSYFIDTVHPVIGLFWWVWHALIMCVINMVIDPFIYTASFLGKVCQFFRRRTNINTNPINQTFRNPSMSNRRPPANT
- a CDS encoding Transmembrane protein, putative sugar transporter (overlaps_old_locusTagID:BBM_I03515); protein product: MDALVNDEISSSTHDSSIISETSGNGSLPNHIPILTMILYSFPQLPFICMSTTILAYIIPLYATHYNWGIGIYYFYLDQIGTLVFLMSISMTITQPLIGLILGSSDGNLNIKKFKISFIFGSFIFGVGFVLIVYLPSILSKVMQPFMYSISLVTGIGWALYEVSFASIGANLSTNYDVRIELQTWATIFYTLGTIIAHSGHALFGLFLDSLDGIRYRNYILAPIFFIILTISLCLFQIYMNDTNSECDNIIKNDIYKSSIEYEYLKMPLKKYIFIKLERSYDFLKKYLKLISNRYAIALTLMDTSNSIFLSIGAYAICFATRHIVEMPNIEAFSPLIAVVSMILILPFWFKYRIKFNPEKRTSCFFSMLVQTICVILLFFTVKAKNLTLLITLLIIYGFSNGIFHTTLQSMNGDVIDYVHSLNDKRHEGVLFGFIFFIKNGITAIVLKLLYYLLGKYGYTGIEKKLDANVLFYVKVIYGTIFVLQHSLVYIALVFYNIDREFHKRIIFDIVENRNKDLDC
- a CDS encoding Methyltransferase TYW3 (overlaps_old_locusTagID:BBM_I03510), which codes for MNNSSPLIANLLETSPYLNIYDNTRTISVQQIPNVIYSNIDTAIGIKNGYSDVLNGSNEFLSGDKSLKNSIDVLLHPYIKLFKDKKCVTTSSCSGRIVILAKNLSAGAKKCETLFLKVSHSHVNLHCVLLWIQSVTNGSPFYSKQTYKLSPEVEILLKYEPFVIHVEFPNFDQAVAILEVAKEFGLKQSGLISARKRYILAIRGSQNFEAPIARYSSNGIDWLITEDTLNYYLKVCNRKHTDNLGDMVGFYWKLYYSTHNYYTYYASLNPLIDVRELNGYKYMKRWGSSSCIIGDSVYVFGGFTAGSNPPILSIYSIKRNVWAYVYQNYTIKSIFSCILPIADGNIAVVMGRSSPIDPSDEVHIIDISANYQLTRAEPITTEPAPRFRHSIAPIKGNTFYMYGGITHGYNFLGDLWKGTICKSDGHYTIFWSQLVDCPMALASSTITYYYGTVYVIGGMNAKCWCNFMDKIWAFNPANCAWNFINVGGDKFPNNRASHSSVQIGNSVIVMGGISTNESSYGMMLFDIWRLDLDELKWYYLGDVPHNNTIVKSSIVYDTTRELLYLIGGGIVCFTFGSVFQRPLSLRLQFPNSLSGSYLEILDSSVVKRCKNFCQEMGWYDKKRKIINRNGLFLIPINLHDMHTNSHPGANLRTNNSAIQCIIEYLAQYNIDAHKLIGNLKLTKYERLGHILLFNDDLTMFNRSLVDNGLDQSLLEPMYEQVAHVIDKRIGGIKAIGVKGVIQGEMRKPNIKMLYGDPITQIVENGIKYVLDVTKCMFSAGNVNERVRIPTKYMSNDRVELVVDMFCGIGYFSLPILAMNSSCKLVVTDINEEALGFFRKGLKANSVDPSRVDILPGNCRNLCNSKYVGTVNRVLLGLLPDSSIGWETAIILSHKKSSCMLHIHTVSAALEPITKLQFTAMSTDVNYSTQQNDKRTYIDELLYKMYEMVRECVAKGIGTHKQIALVDIVRVKRYSPYQFHYVIDLILTPTTGAIQ